TGCAGGCCGCTTTGTCCAATGCGACTTTCGTGAGTTGGGAAATGCACTCGACGTGGCGGCGGGAAGCGATTTCGGGGACGACTCCCCCGAATTGCGCATGCAAAGCCACTTGCGACGCAACTTCATTGGCGAGGATCGTGTGCCCGTCTTTGACGACGGCCACTCCCGTCTCGTCGCACGATGTTTCAATTCCGAGGACGCAACTCATTCAATAAACTCCGAAATAGGCACCAACTCGATACCGGCCTTTTCCATCTCCGGCAGCATCGCTTCCATGACCGGCACGGTGTTCTTTCGAAAATGGCAAATGCCGATGCCGCGCCCGTGCCGCTTGGCGATGTCCATCAACTGGAGGAACCGCTCCTTGATGCGCTTGGGGTTGGGATCGTGATCCAGGAAGAGGTCGCGCGCGGCGCACGGGATGTTCAATTCCTGCGCCATGGCATAGGCGCAAGAGGTCTTGATGGTCCGGCTATCGACAAAGAATAGAGGTAAATCCTGGATGCCTTCAAGAAACACGCGCATGGCATCGCAATCGGACGTGAACTTGGAGCCCGTGTGATTGTTGAGTCCGATCGCGTAGGGCACCTCTTCCAGGGCGTTCAGCGTCAGTTCCTTGATTTCCGCCGGGGTCATGTCGGTGGTGATTTGACCGGGAAACGTCAACCGCCCAATCGAGTTCTCCATCGGCATGTGCAACATGACTTCAAAGCCCAGTTCGTAGGCCCTGGTCGCGGTGACGGTGCTGTACGTGGCGTAGGGCAAGATGGACAACGTGAGGTTGTTGTCCATCGCAAGGATACGTTCGGTGATCCAACCGCCATACCCACCATCGTCGACGATGATGGCGACTTGCGGCACTTCCCACTCGCGCGGCTGGGGTTCGGGAAAGGCCTGGTCCTGGGCATCGCCGTTCAAGTCCTCGGAGTCCAGCGGCAGTTCCTCGGGGTCTGGCAAGTCAACCGCCAGTGCGTTCTCGAGTTCGAGTCCGGCAAACTGAAAACCGAGCAGCGGGAGCTTGCTGGACAACGCGCCGGCTACTTCGCTTTCGTTCTGCGCGAGTAGAATCTGCACACACTCAAGTCCATCGTACGTGACGCGAACGAGCGTGCCCTTGCGTCCATCGAGCACGGTGGAAGAAACGTCCACATTCGAACGAAGCGCCGCCTCGCGAACTTCGTTGAGAACCGAAGAGGCAGGCACGCGATCGGGCACGCGGGCGGTGATTGCGACCGATTCCCATTGTGCCTCGGTTGAGGCGCGCGCTACGGCGGGTTTCTGCTCGATCTCCAGCGATGGAGGTCCAACCCGCTTCAGCGCGTCGAGCACGGTCTGGGTGATGGCCCGCGAGGCGTCGACAAGGTCAAGCCGTTCCTCTCCGCCGTGGAGCGTTACGTACAACAGGTTACGTCCACGATACGCGAGGCGCAGTTCCGCGGAATCCGTGGCCGACGACACAGTGTCATAGACGGCCACTTGCCGGTTGGCCATATCGCTGCGAATGGCCTCCACGACAGGAGGTACGCCTTCGGCGTCGTCCAAACGGGCATCGATACGGTGCGTGGTCCACACGGCGCCTTCATCCTGACGCGATCCTTCGACCACGGAATCGATGTAGTCTGATGCGACGCCGTAATCCTGAAGGATACCCACCACGTGATACTTGAGGTCCCGGCTCTTTGGGCGCAAGTCTTGAACCCGTTCATCAAGAAACCGGACAAAGAGCATGCTGCATAGAAGCGCGGCCAGAACAACAATGATGGCGCACAGGGTGATGCTGGTCCAGGAAGCGGGCGCCCCAAGACGCTCCGAGGAGGGCACCTGCGAAGGCGACTTGATGGCGTCTTCCTGTGCGCTCATGTCACATCAACCCACTCAATTGAAGTAATGGCGTCGTTTAAGAAGCGACGGCCGGTACGCGCAAAGCTATCGGGATCGTCGGTAACAAGAAACGTCCGCTTCGCAGTCGAATTCGCGTCTTGAAGCAAACCTTGTTCGGAAAGCGCCTCGCACACGGCTTCGGAAGTGGCCTCGGCGCTATCGACCAGAGCCACGTTAGCGCCGACGGTTTCGGCGATGGTGCGCTTGAGCAACGGATAGTGGGTGCAACCCAGCACGAGGGTGTCGATCTCCTGGTGCAACAGTTCCGACAAATAGGCGGATGCCGTGAGCAACGGGACCGACCCGGTGGTCCATCCCTCTTCCGCCAACGGTACAAATAACGGACATGCCTTGCAGAATACGTGACTCGCCGGCGCCAGCGCCTTGATGACTTTTTGATAGCGCTCGCTGCGAATCGTGCCTACCGTACCGATAACGCCGATACGGCCGCTTCCGGTTGCGGCAACGGCGCGGCGCGCGCCGGGCTCTATAACACCGAGCACCGGAATATCCAGCTCCTTGCTGAGGGCGTCTATCGCATAGGCCGACGCGGTGTTGCAGGCCACAACAAGAAGCTTGATGCCTCGCTCAACAAGGATACCCGCACAACTTCTCGCATATCGAATTACGGTGTCCGCCGACTTGGTTCCATAGGGAACCCGAGCAGTATCTCCCAAGTAGATCAGCGATTCGTCGGGCAGACGCCGCATGATGGCATCCATGACCGTGAGCCCCCCGACCCCGGAGTCGAAAACACCGATGGGATTGCTGCTGTCACGCATTGGGAGGCTGCTGCGTTTCCGGGTCCGCATTCCATTGGGAATCGGGGCCCAGAGGTTGCGAAATGTCGAGGTGTATCGGGAACGTGTCGGCCGGCGGCGATCCATCCACCAGGAAGCGAACGCGCGTGACCGTTTCCTTCTCGTCTGCCCCGCGAAGCGCGGGATGGGTCAGCGTGTTCACCACGCCGTAGAGCAATAGGGCCTCGGACGAAGCGGAAGCGATTTTCGCGTCCGGCAAGACCTCATGCGCGAGGTCAACGATCAACTCGCCACCCGCGACGAGGTACACGGCGCGGACCCCGGCGGCGGGATCGCTGACCGGTGGAAACAGTGCGGTGAGGCCCTCTTTGGGTCCTCGCAGAAGCTCGACAAGGGCAGCCCTGCAGTTGCCCACGACATGGCCGGTAAGTTCGATGCGCCGAGTCTCTACCGCGAGCAGGCGGCCTTCCGCATCGGCGAAGCGAAGCGGAACTTCCGTGGCACGGCCAGAATCCTCCGATGCAGCCGCCGACCGAGGGGGTGGCGGTTCTTCCGCCTGGAATGCAACGTCCAATGGGTTCTGACCGCGGGCGATAAGTTCCCCCGCAAGCAGGATTACAGTGAAGAAGAGTATCAATGTCAGGAATGCCCACGCAGACAACAGGGCGCGCGTCGATATTGGCATCCGCGATTGTCCAGACATGCCTATTGTCCCCCGCCCGCGAACTTCGTGATTCCGTTGGCGATTCCTTCCGCGATCTTCTGTTGATATCCACCATCGGCAAGAAGAGTTTCCTCGCCCGGCGTTGTCAGCACCCCAACCTCGATTTCAATGCCGGGCATGCTCAGGCCGGTAAACATGCGGCATGCCGCAGCGTGAATGCCGCGAACCGGCGCGGACGTGGTGTTTCCCATGGCAACGGCAACGGCCTCGGCGAGTTTGGCAACGCCGCGGTTTCCGCCTCCCGCATCGCGTGCATCGCCGCCGTACAGCACCCGAACACCGGAAACGGAAGGCGACAGGCTTGTGCCCGCGTGAATACTGACGAGGAGTGACCCTCGCTTCAGGTTGGCGGCGCTGACTCGCTTCGCTATAGGCAACGCGACGTCCTCTTGCCGGGTCATCAGCGTTTGCACGTTATGCGTGGTACTCAGGAGTTCTTGCAGGCGTTTGGCTATTCCGAGCGCGATGTCCTTCTCTTTCAGTCCGGTAGTGCCAACCGCGCCAGGATCATTTCCGCCATGGCCCGCGTCGATGACGACGAGCTTGAGCGAAACGTCAGATGCAGGCTTCGGTGTCCCGTCCACGGAGGGCGCGGAAACCTCGGGCTGCGCTGGCTCGGCTTCCGGCGCTTCCTCGGAGCCTACCTCCATGCGCTGAGTTACGGAGATCTTGAATCCGTTGTTGAAGAAGGGAACGACATCGCCCAAGGCGATGTAGACAAGCTTGCCGTTGACCAGCAGCGTGTGTCGAAGCGAGAACCTTCCGGACGACGCATTGACCTCAGTGTCCCCGCGTTTTATCAATGCCGCGCCGCCGGCCAGATTCACTTCGACGCGGTCTTCGAAGACCCGGCAGTCGCCGCCGGCCTGAGAAACGAGTTCCGGCAATAGTACATACGACACGCGATTGACTTCGACGGTGGTGGCGCTGTAGGTCTTCGTGTCATTTTTGACTGGAAACGAGAATGAGACAGAGCCTCCCCACGCGGCTACTGAATAGGTCCACGCAAGCAGAAGAAGTGAAAATACTTGTACGCGAGATCTCAATGTCACCACGCGACAGCTAGTCCGGATTTCTCACGAAGACACGAACTCGCCTCGTAACCCACACATTTGCGAGACAGGCAACGAGATACCGTGCAATTCTCCGCACACAACTTGTGTTCGCAAGGGATCCTCATGGCATAACCTCAACGACTTGTGCGCGGACAATTTGCGCTGGCGCTCGATTTCGCCGGTGCAAATTACGGGCTAGTTCATGCTATTTGCTTTTTTGAAGATTGATCATGCGCTGCTGGACGATGACGCTATCTTCAATGCTGGTGTTCGACGCGTTGCCAAAACGCCTGCCATTGAAGATGAAAAGGGTGAACAGCACACCGAACAAAGCGATAAGAACGGCCAGACCCACTTTATCCCGCCTTGTCATCATAAGCTAGTCACTCGCCATCCCAGCATATTGCAATTCGCACGTAAGATGCGAAACACACCACCAATAGTATACGCTGTTGGACGTGAAGGCACAAGATGCGGTTGTTTTGTCCCCCTAGTTCGTCTCCCGCAAGGAAAGGCACCTCTATGTACCCATCGAAACACGGTCTCTCGACCTTGAGCAACACAACCCCGCGATGGACGGCGCTTGCGCTGGCACTGGCTACGCTCCAGGTTAGCGCGTGGTGCGCCGAGAAGCCTGCGGCACCCGAATGGGCGCCCCAGTTGCCTTGGATGGCCTTGAATGTCTCGTATGCGACATTGGCGGCCGAGAAAGGCGAGGGGAAGAAAGTGTATGCGCGTAACGCGGAAGGGGAATTTCTTTCGTGTGTCGAATACCAGGAGCGCTGGTTCGGGATGGACGCTCCCATCAAGACCGAGTACCTGGTGCTGTTCCAGAAAGACACGATCCACCAACTGACGCTGTATTTCGAGCCGAAACCTGAACGAGAGGCCCTTATCAAACGCATCTCGCAGTATCTTGGGGAACCGGAGCAAGGTCCGTGCGAACCTGGTGCGCCCTCCGAATACGCCGCCAATTGGATAAGCGACGGCGTGCGATACGACCTTCAGGATTACGGGGACTACGCGGAGATGTATGTGAGCGTGGCTCGAGTTCAGTCGCCGGAGGCATACAAACTCTCCGATGATGCGATCGTGTTTCAACGCCGTTTCGCGTCGTGCTGGTCGAAGACTCGCCAAAACGTCTATGTGGTCGGTCTGCGCGGCAACGAAAGGGCTCCGCTACTTGAGCAAATTGCGCTTGTCGTAGAGGTCAAGGACAAGGATGGCGTATCGGCGCCGTTGCCCGCGCCGGTGTCGCGAGGATTCAATCCGCAATTGGCGACCAGCGATATTGACGGAGACGGTTTTCAGGATGCGATTGTGACGGTCCGTTCAACGGAAGACGGGAATGCGATTCAGGCAGCGGTCTTCTCGTTCGCAAAGCGCAAGCCCACGCTGTTGTTCGACTCAAGCGCCAATTCATTGCCCAAGATTACCGGGGAATTGGAGAAGGGATACAGCGCTGTGCTGCATGTCGATGGATACGCGGAAGCCGTTCGTGTTGACGTGAAACCGCGCCAGAAACCGCTCGACGACGCGGGGGTCTACAAGAATGGCGAGCTTTCCGCGCCGGCGAGCATACAGAAGACATGGTTATCGCGGGTGGAACCTGGCGAGACATCCTCAGGAAGTCCGGCTGCGTTGAAGTGTACACAAGAGGCCGTTTTCGCGGACGGGACCGGCCCTCTTGTGACAATCGAATTGACGCTCAAACGCACGAACAGCCAATGGACCGTCGTTGCCTGCGCAGCATCGTGCAATTAGGCGTGAAATAGCATGGCATAGTTTCGAAGTCTTGCACGTGAGCAATTTGCGTCGGCGCTCAATCGTGCCGGTGCAAATTGCGGACTAGCGGTTGTACTTCACGCCGCCTTTGTCGCCTTCTTCGTCTTTATCGAAGACATTCAGCGCCGTGCCGAGCTCAATACCCTTGCGTTTAGGAAGTTTGATCTTGGACTGCTGTATGGCAATTTCCGCGTTCAGCTTCTGCAGACAGCTTTCGCAAAGCTTCTTGCTGATGCTGATTGCAGGGGCGCCGCATCGTCCACATTTGATGCCCAGGTTGGCTGAGGTTGTTTCGATACGCCCCGAGGCCAGCAGACGCAGCACACAGTCGAGACCTACTCCGGTCTGCTCCGCAATGTCTTCCGCGCTTTGCCCGGGCTTTTCTACGAGAGCCTTACGGACAATTTCGTAGTCATCTTCTTCCAATGGCTCGCACGCAGGACAAATGGACGAACGCACTTTGTCGAAGATCTTCCCACAGCGATCACATTTTGCGATTGGCATACCGTCCCCTCCTCATCGTCATTTTCCGTCGGGCCACTCGAACGAAAACGAGCTGAAGTCTATGTCCAAATTCCCCACGACCCCAGCTTTCATGATTGTGTTATCCGCTCGAGACACGTTTATTCCTACGTTCCAGGAGCGCACCGGCCTTGCTACGGCATTCCCTTCGGGGTCTTGCACCAACGGAGCGGTCCTGCTGTTCGGGTAAGTCACCTGAATCCATGTTCTATAGGCCACCGGACCCGAAAGGTCCGTGCGGCCGTCGTCCCTGCCGACCACCTCCAAGGTTGCGCCAGGCGCGAACACATACTGATCTTCAATCCCTTCCAATCGAAGCACATTTCCTTCAACGACTCTGGATCGGATTTGCGCGCACAACTCGGCGCGCGTCGCTTCGATCACCGCCGGGTCTGACGATTCGAGCGCCACACGGCGCATCCTGTCCACCATCCAGCTTGTCATTCTCAGTATTTCATCGCAGTTACCGTCCTGAATGGCCTGCGCATACCTCATGGCCAGACCGGCATTCACCGCCGGAGTAGCCGTAGGACCCGATTCCGAGGGCGTGGAGTCAGACTTCGAATTCGTACTGACCGGATGCTGGAACGGAAAGTTGACCCATCCCATCCACATGGCAAAATAGGTGGCGACCCCGACGCTGCATACACACGCCGTGAAACCCGCCACGAACATCCACTTTCGTACTATTGCCACAATGGAATCGTATCAAGGATGCAGGAAGCCGTCAAGGATGCATCGAGGCTGCGGTCAGGGTTCGATTGGTGCGCGGAAGGGCGTTTAAGGAGATTTAACGACGGTGGACCCAATCGTTCAACTTATATTTCTCGTGCATGAGATTGATCGCTGTCCGTAGCTCTAATCGTTTTGGTGTCGCAGGTTTGGGGCTGGCATTGAAGGCCTCGACAAGCAACGTTTTCAGCTCATCAACCGGCAAAGTGAGGCTGGAGACAAATCCTCGATGGGTGCGCGTGCCCCGGTACTGGGGACGATCGACGGGATCGCGCAGATACTTCTCCATCAACTCAGGGTTCATGCCGTAGAGCAAAGTTCCGTGATGGAGAATGGCGTGCTTCCGGCGCTTCTGCGCATTACCCGAGATTTTCTTACCGCCTACCGCGAGGTCCGATATACCTTTGTGGGATGCGGAGACGCCTCTAAGGCGCAAAGCGGCGGCGAGCTTTCCGAGTATGAAGCAGTACGAGTCGCGAATGGTGCGTATCTCAGGATGCAGTTCGGTTCTCAGCACGAGAGAGAAATTGAGACACCCCGGTCCCTGAAGCACACATCCCCCCGCGGAGCAACGTCTCAGGATAGGAACCTTGTCGCGCGCGCATACATCTTCGTATACGTGGGCGCGCAACGGCTGAGACACGCCCAACACGACAAACAACGATGGGCTTTCCCATATCCGCAAGATTTCTTCGCGGGCGCCGCCTTCCACCGAATCCAGCAAGGCTTCATCAAACGCAAGGTTCTTCTCAGGGGTATTGAACGAGACATCCAGAAAACGCAACATCTTCCGCGCTTTCGATGTTTCCACAATCTGAGAGGTCGTCATAGATGGTTAACAGGCACAGTTGAGTTGACGCGCGGCGCGCACTTCATCCAATCGTCCTACAGGAGTCGTAACTGGAGCTTGATGCAGCGCATCGGGATTGGAATCGATCATGTTCGCAATTTCCAACATGGCGTCACAGAACGCATCCAGAGTTTCTTTGGATTCCGTTTCCGTCGGCTCGATCATCAGGCTCTCCTTTACGGTGAGAGGAAAGTATACCGTAGGCGCGTGAAAACCTAAATCGAGCAGAGCCTTGGCGATGTCGAGCGCCCGCACGCCCTTCTTGGCTTGCGGTGTCGCCGTGAACACGCACTCGTGCATGAAGCGGGCGGAGAACGCCGGTTCGAACGCGTCTTTCAAACGGCTCCAGACATAGTTCGCATTAAGCACCGCAACCTCGGCAACTTCGGGAAGCCCTTCCTTTCCGAGGTGACGCATATACGCGTAGGCACGGACCGCCATCATGAAGTTGCCAAAGAACTGCGCAACGCGCCCGATAGACTTGGGTGGCGTTTCAAGGACATATCCGTTCACCCCCTTCACCACGCGTGGTCCTGGCAAATACGGCAGGAGACGTTCGCCAACGCCCACCGGACCCGAGCCCGGTCCGCCCATGCCGTGAGGTGTCGCAAATGTCTTGTGCAAATTGTAGTGCATGACATCGAAGCCGAGATCCCCGGGACGGGCCTTGCCCACGATGGCATTGAGATTTGCGCCATCGTAATACAGAAGCGCATCCGCTTCGTGAAGCATGGCCGCAATCTTCGCCACTTCCGGCTCGAACAAGCCATGCGTGTTCGGGCAAGTCATCATCAAACCGGCGACCCGATCGGTCATTGCGGCCTTGACGGCATCGAGGTGTATGACCCCATCCGCGCCCGAAGGAATCTCAACCACGTTGAATCCCGCAATAGCGGCGCTGGCGGGGTTCGTGCCGTGAGCGGAATCGGGAATGAGAATCGTGTCCTTCTGCGAATTGCCGTGATCCTTGTGGTAGGCGGCAATCAGGAGTACACCCGTCAATTCGCCGTGCGCCCCCGCAATCGGCTGGAGACTCGCTTCGCGCATCCCCGCGATCTCGGCGAGCAGGGATTCGGTGTCGTGAATCAGTTCAAACGCGCCTTGGCACAGCGGCCAGTACGCTTCCGATGACGAAAGGTGCGGATGAAGCTGTGAGAAGCCCGCAAGCGACGCGACCGCTTCGGCGAGCTTCGGGTTGTACTTCATCGTGCACGAACCGAGCGGGTAAAAATGCGAATCGATACCGAAGTTCTTTCGCGACAGATTCGTGTAGTGACGGACCACGTCCAATTCACCAACTTCCGGCAACTCCGCGGCGGCGGCCCGGCCCAACGCGGCGGGAAACTCAACATCGGGTACGTCCAGCGCGTCCAGCACAATCGCGCGCCGGCCTTTGCGAGACTTCTCGTAGATTAACGGCATGAGACTTCCTCCAACGCCTCCGCGAAGGCGTCTAACTGTTGACGGGTTCGGCGCTCGGTTACGGCGATAAGCAAGTCACCTGCATCGCCTTCGCCCAACGGTCGGAGCGGAATTCCCGCCATGAACCCCTTGGCGGCCATGGCCTGCACGACTTCTTCGGCGTTGCGCGGCAGCCTCACGGCAAACTCATTAAACGTCGGCGCCTTGTTCAACAGCGTCGTGAACTTCAGCTTCTTTTTAAGATATTCCGCTTTCGCGTGGCAGTGCCGCGCGACTTCCTGAAGGCCCTCTTTGCCCAGCAGGCAGAGGTGTATCAGCGCGCGAAGGGCGCACAGCGCCTCGTTGGAACAGATATTCGACATGGCCTTTTCGCGGCGGATATGTTGCTCGCGCGCCTGGAGCGTCAGCACAAACCCGCGCCGCCCCTGAGCGTCTTCCGTCATCGCCGCGATACGACCTGGCATCTTGCGAACATGCTCTTTGCGCGTGGCCAGAATGCCCAACCAAGGCCCGCCAAAACCCAGAGGGACTCCGAAGGGCTGGCCTTCGGCAACGGCAATATCGACTCCCATTTCGGCGGGTGTTTTCAGCAGCCCCAGCGACACGGGATAGAACGACATGACGAGCAGCGCCCCGGCATCGTGACACCGTTGCGACAGATTCGTGAAGTTCTCCACCGACCCCAGGAAGGACGGATTCTGAACGATGACACAGGCGGCTCCCGTTGGGTCGTCGCCGGTCAGAATCTCGACGTCGAGATGGGCCGCATGCGTCTCCAGCATACGCCGGTAAATCGGACTGAGTGAACGATGGCACATGATCCGCCGCCGGCCCGTCACGCGAATCGACATCGTTGCCGCTTCGAATACCGCCGTTCCGCCGTCGTAGAGCGAGGCGTTGGCGAAATCCAACCCGGTCAACCGGCATATGGCCGACTGGTACTCGTAGATACTCTGGAGCGTACCCTGCGAACACTCCGGCTGATACGGCGTGTATGCGGTATAGAACTCGGAGCGCGACGTAAGCGCGTCCACCGCCGCGGGTATGAAATGGTCGTAGGCTCCGCCTCCAGCAAAACACACGAGGCTGGAGGCGTTCTTGGCGGCCATGCCCGCCATCAAATCGCGAACCGCCATCTCGGACAGGCCCTCGGGCACGTTCCAGGATTTCGCGCGAAGCTCCGGCGTAATGGCCGCGAACAACTCATCGATGGAATTCACACCGATGGCGTCAAGCATCTCCTTGCGCTCATCAGCGGTAGTTGGAACCCAAGTCATGTTCACTCCTTGTACTGCAAACAGACAATCCATTCGCAGACTGATCCCCGGCGAATTGTGTTACCTCTTGATCGGATTTCCCACC
This window of the Candidatus Hydrogenedentota bacterium genome carries:
- a CDS encoding N-acetylmuramoyl-L-alanine amidase, with the protein product MSYVLLPELVSQAGGDCRVFEDRVEVNLAGGAALIKRGDTEVNASSGRFSLRHTLLVNGKLVYIALGDVVPFFNNGFKISVTQRMEVGSEEAPEAEPAQPEVSAPSVDGTPKPASDVSLKLVVIDAGHGGNDPGAVGTTGLKEKDIALGIAKRLQELLSTTHNVQTLMTRQEDVALPIAKRVSAANLKRGSLLVSIHAGTSLSPSVSGVRVLYGGDARDAGGGNRGVAKLAEAVAVAMGNTTSAPVRGIHAAACRMFTGLSMPGIEIEVGVLTTPGEETLLADGGYQQKIAEGIANGITKFAGGGQ
- a CDS encoding PliI family lysozyme inhibitor of I-type lysozyme, translated to MYPSKHGLSTLSNTTPRWTALALALATLQVSAWCAEKPAAPEWAPQLPWMALNVSYATLAAEKGEGKKVYARNAEGEFLSCVEYQERWFGMDAPIKTEYLVLFQKDTIHQLTLYFEPKPEREALIKRISQYLGEPEQGPCEPGAPSEYAANWISDGVRYDLQDYGDYAEMYVSVARVQSPEAYKLSDDAIVFQRRFASCWSKTRQNVYVVGLRGNERAPLLEQIALVVEVKDKDGVSAPLPAPVSRGFNPQLATSDIDGDGFQDAIVTVRSTEDGNAIQAAVFSFAKRKPTLLFDSSANSLPKITGELEKGYSAVLHVDGYAEAVRVDVKPRQKPLDDAGVYKNGELSAPASIQKTWLSRVEPGETSSGSPAALKCTQEAVFADGTGPLVTIELTLKRTNSQWTVVACAASCN
- the gcvPA gene encoding aminomethyl-transferring glycine dehydrogenase subunit GcvPA, yielding MTWVPTTADERKEMLDAIGVNSIDELFAAITPELRAKSWNVPEGLSEMAVRDLMAGMAAKNASSLVCFAGGGAYDHFIPAAVDALTSRSEFYTAYTPYQPECSQGTLQSIYEYQSAICRLTGLDFANASLYDGGTAVFEAATMSIRVTGRRRIMCHRSLSPIYRRMLETHAAHLDVEILTGDDPTGAACVIVQNPSFLGSVENFTNLSQRCHDAGALLVMSFYPVSLGLLKTPAEMGVDIAVAEGQPFGVPLGFGGPWLGILATRKEHVRKMPGRIAAMTEDAQGRRGFVLTLQAREQHIRREKAMSNICSNEALCALRALIHLCLLGKEGLQEVARHCHAKAEYLKKKLKFTTLLNKAPTFNEFAVRLPRNAEEVVQAMAAKGFMAGIPLRPLGEGDAGDLLIAVTERRTRQQLDAFAEALEEVSCR
- a CDS encoding lipoate--protein ligase family protein, which codes for MLRFLDVSFNTPEKNLAFDEALLDSVEGGAREEILRIWESPSLFVVLGVSQPLRAHVYEDVCARDKVPILRRCSAGGCVLQGPGCLNFSLVLRTELHPEIRTIRDSYCFILGKLAAALRLRGVSASHKGISDLAVGGKKISGNAQKRRKHAILHHGTLLYGMNPELMEKYLRDPVDRPQYRGTRTHRGFVSSLTLPVDELKTLLVEAFNASPKPATPKRLELRTAINLMHEKYKLNDWVHRR
- a CDS encoding divergent polysaccharide deacetylase family protein, with amino-acid sequence MSAQEDAIKSPSQVPSSERLGAPASWTSITLCAIIVVLAALLCSMLFVRFLDERVQDLRPKSRDLKYHVVGILQDYGVASDYIDSVVEGSRQDEGAVWTTHRIDARLDDAEGVPPVVEAIRSDMANRQVAVYDTVSSATDSAELRLAYRGRNLLYVTLHGGEERLDLVDASRAITQTVLDALKRVGPPSLEIEQKPAVARASTEAQWESVAITARVPDRVPASSVLNEVREAALRSNVDVSSTVLDGRKGTLVRVTYDGLECVQILLAQNESEVAGALSSKLPLLGFQFAGLELENALAVDLPDPEELPLDSEDLNGDAQDQAFPEPQPREWEVPQVAIIVDDGGYGGWITERILAMDNNLTLSILPYATYSTVTATRAYELGFEVMLHMPMENSIGRLTFPGQITTDMTPAEIKELTLNALEEVPYAIGLNNHTGSKFTSDCDAMRVFLEGIQDLPLFFVDSRTIKTSCAYAMAQELNIPCAARDLFLDHDPNPKRIKERFLQLMDIAKRHGRGIGICHFRKNTVPVMEAMLPEMEKAGIELVPISEFIE
- the murI gene encoding glutamate racemase gives rise to the protein MRDSSNPIGVFDSGVGGLTVMDAIMRRLPDESLIYLGDTARVPYGTKSADTVIRYARSCAGILVERGIKLLVVACNTASAYAIDALSKELDIPVLGVIEPGARRAVAATGSGRIGVIGTVGTIRSERYQKVIKALAPASHVFCKACPLFVPLAEEGWTTGSVPLLTASAYLSELLHQEIDTLVLGCTHYPLLKRTIAETVGANVALVDSAEATSEAVCEALSEQGLLQDANSTAKRTFLVTDDPDSFARTGRRFLNDAITSIEWVDVT
- a CDS encoding GerMN domain-containing protein, coding for MSGQSRMPISTRALLSAWAFLTLILFFTVILLAGELIARGQNPLDVAFQAEEPPPPRSAAASEDSGRATEVPLRFADAEGRLLAVETRRIELTGHVVGNCRAALVELLRGPKEGLTALFPPVSDPAAGVRAVYLVAGGELIVDLAHEVLPDAKIASASSEALLLYGVVNTLTHPALRGADEKETVTRVRFLVDGSPPADTFPIHLDISQPLGPDSQWNADPETQQPPNA
- the gcvPB gene encoding aminomethyl-transferring glycine dehydrogenase subunit GcvPB is translated as MPLIYEKSRKGRRAIVLDALDVPDVEFPAALGRAAAAELPEVGELDVVRHYTNLSRKNFGIDSHFYPLGSCTMKYNPKLAEAVASLAGFSQLHPHLSSSEAYWPLCQGAFELIHDTESLLAEIAGMREASLQPIAGAHGELTGVLLIAAYHKDHGNSQKDTILIPDSAHGTNPASAAIAGFNVVEIPSGADGVIHLDAVKAAMTDRVAGLMMTCPNTHGLFEPEVAKIAAMLHEADALLYYDGANLNAIVGKARPGDLGFDVMHYNLHKTFATPHGMGGPGSGPVGVGERLLPYLPGPRVVKGVNGYVLETPPKSIGRVAQFFGNFMMAVRAYAYMRHLGKEGLPEVAEVAVLNANYVWSRLKDAFEPAFSARFMHECVFTATPQAKKGVRALDIAKALLDLGFHAPTVYFPLTVKESLMIEPTETESKETLDAFCDAMLEIANMIDSNPDALHQAPVTTPVGRLDEVRAARQLNCAC